The Methanosarcina acetivorans C2A genome includes the window TATAAGGAGCAGGTCGGAACCCTGTTCGATTTCCACATAGTTATCAGCGAGTTTAGCGGTGTCGGTTTTTCTGACATCGATGACCACCATTGTCCTGCCTTTTCGCCCTTTTTCGGTAAAGAAGCCTTTTGAAAAGCTGGAGTAACGGGACATATGCCTGGGGTGGGCATGGACAGGGTTGCAGCCCCAGAAGACGATTACATCTGCCCTGTTCTTTATTTCTCCAAGGGAGGCTGAAGGAGAGCCTTTTTCCTGGGCAGCAAGGGCTGACGGTCCGTGGCAGACGTTTGCTGTAGAATCTATAACCGAGCCGGTTTCTTCGGCAAGCTCAATTGCGCCACTTACCGCTTCACAGGAAGTGGAACACCAGCCATAGGAAAGTATCCTCCTGGAATTTACGAGAATTTTTGCGGCAGCTTCGATTGCCTCTTCATAGGAGACAGGGACAAGTTCCCCATCTTTTCTGATCATCGGGGTTTCTATCCTGTCATGTTCGAACATGCCGACAAACTTGCTGTGCCCGAGGATGCAGGCGTTTTCTATCTTCGTGATCTTGTTGTCCTCAACAGTGACCGTGATATCGTCGCAGAGGGATCCGCAGAGGGAACATACTGCGTCTTTAATTACTGGCATATTTTTTCCTCCGAATTTTTCAGTTTTCTCCGGTATCTGATGAAATATGAATTTCTTGCTTCAGGAGGATCTGGAATTTAGTCTTCCAGGTACTTCCTCATCAGGGCCTTCATTTCCAGGGGTTTTTCTTCCGTAACTTCGATTTCAGCAGGGACACCTTTGAATCCGGGCATTCCGCAGCCGTGGGTGTCAGGGTCCAGTACGGCGTTTGCCCAGGGGCCCATGGGAATAAAGGCAAGGTTGTCAGGGTTTCCATCATTTGCCTTTGCAAATACCACCACTTCCCCAAATTCGGTGGTAACTTTCAGGCTGTCGCCTTCCGAGACGCCCAGCCTCTCGAGGTCAGCAGAGTTCAGCTCACAGTAAGCACAGGCATCAAAGTAGCCTTTATGCGTTTTTGCTTCCAGATGTGCGCCCTGGTCGGCGGTCCTTCCGGATATGAGATTTGCTTTTATTTTCATGGAAATTCCTCATCTGGGGTGTAACAGAGTTTCGATAATGAGTTTCAATAAGCTGGATCGTCATCATGGCCGAGTCTTTTTAGTGGTTAATCTCTCAGGCTTAAAACGGTTCAGAAGGCCATTGATAACGTTTAAATTGAAGCAAGGACCAGATTCATAGCTTGGGTTCTTCTTTTGAGAGTGAACCCCCTGAGGGGTTCGGTTTACAGGTTCATTTTTCAGGTCTTGCAGTTCCAATAGCTTAGTTCCAATAGCTATATTATCTGGATTGGATTACAGGGCTGCTTTTCTTGTCCGAGATTTGTATCATTTTTTCGTTATAATTATGCGATTTATATACTTATACAGATTTAATAAAGCGGTGTAATTTTCCTGGTCATGCCTGATTGATGGGAACATTCAGGGATGGCTTTTCCGGGTTTCCCTTGTTTTTAAAAATCCATTTGAAATAATATTATTATCTCTTTTAAATTATATATCTATCCGTTATGCTAACCATACCCCAATAATCCCTTTTATTATATATTACCATATTATGTTACGTTCGACATAACGTGCTTACTGTTACCCTTTCTATTTCCAAAATCCTGCTGTTCTGTCTGTTTTATTTTCCTGCCGCATTCCAGAACAATAAATTATGGATTATGGGGGCAGTCATCGATTAAATCTGTAAAAACAAGTACAAACTTTAGCAAACATTTGCTTTCTGAAAAAAAGTTGAGAGATTCGTGAGGCCCCGATTTTTGAGAGTTTTCCTTCATGCTCAAATAATGAAAAAAGACATCATTTCCCTCTTCCGATCGTTACCCTTTAATATATGTTAATACATCTGTGTGTTGCAAGCCCGGATAGCCTAGTCGGTTGGGGCGCCAGACTCATAGGGACTTTATATGAGGCGTCTTTAATCTCCTGAGATATCTGGAGGTCGCGTGTTCGAGTCACGCTCCGGGCACCTGATTTTTTCCGTGCTCTACAGGTATTTTTTGGTTTTTTATCTTTTGCTGCTGTGTTTCATGCTAAAATCATTTTTTCCGTATACTCAATTATTTCCCAATTAAAAGATTAAAAATGCTTTTAATTCTGAGAACTCCATCATAGGCCTTTTTTCACATTGAACATCTCATCGAGGAAAGTGGTGGTTGATTAGAATTTATATGCATACTAGTACATCGATTCCTAATTAATTGCATATTTGTTTCATATTTCAATTCCACCGGGAATCCTGTCTTCTCCTTCAACTTTATATTTCCACACAAATACCACAGGTTCCTCATTGAGTAAATTTATGTATTGATCGATCCTGTTCTTTAATTCCATTATTGATTTTACTCTTATTGCCTTTAAAAAGCCTCTACTCATTTTGCTTATGAAACTTTCAATAATATTCAACCATGATGCATGTTTTGGGGTAAATACGAACTTTAACTTCCCTTTTCCCAAGGTACTTATATATTTATTAGTTTCTTCTGATGTGTGTATTTTGTGGTTATCAAGAGTTGCTACGATTTTTGTATCCTGGTAATCTGATACTATTTCTTTTATAATCTCAATAAATTCACGACTTCTACCTTTTTCAAAAACTTTGTGATAAACTTTCCCGGTAATCAAATCAATACATGCAAATAATGAAAGAGTACCATGTCTAATATACTCATAATCTCTTGCCATCATAGGATATTTTCCTTCTGTTGGCATCACATCCGGGTATTTATTTTCAATAGCTTGAATGCCTGTTTTTTCATCACATGAAAGGATTACTCTATCTACCTTTTTCTTTTTTTTGAATTCTTTTTTTAGTTTTTTAACTTCCTTATAAGTGCCCAGGACCTTCCTTGCTTTTTCATCAAAATCCGGGTCTACTTTGGCGGCGTAATACCTTGTTTTATGTGGTTTTTCTAAACCCCCATTTGACCGATAGGCACTCACACTTGCCGTAGTTTGTTTCGCCCATCACTCATTCCTCCTCATTTAAAATTCTTATGTATTCTTCTACTAGGGATTTTCCCATTCCCAGAATTTGTGCAATTTCCTCACTTTTCATCGTTTTGCTAAGCTTTTCTACCTTCTTGTATGCTTTAATGTACCTATCACACGCTTCCTGCGTGTGATTTGTCATTCTTGCAATATCCGGTGTTTGATATCCTTTTATGTACAAGTTTAGTATAATCCTCTTGTGAGTGACTGCTCTACCAATATCATGTATGATTCCTCTTGTTGGCAATATCTCGCCTGTTCTTTGCATATACTCCTTTGCCTGTTTGCTTACCGTACCCGTGGAAACATTTAGCAGATATGCCATATCAGAATGTGTTAGCAGTGCTTCCTGTTCATATGCCTCTTTAAATATCCTAACCACTTTTGTTTCCATTATTTCTCTATCTGAATACCCTTCCTTCTTCATCTCCAGGTCATCTTTGGAAATCAAGGTCAAAACAATTGGTGTTAATGGTGTTTTCTTACTGTTTTTACCATAATTCGGCTTCTCTGAAGCCTTTGCTCCATACCACAAAATCTGTCCAACTTCTAGTTTCCATGGCTCTCTATAAGATTTCCTCACCACTTCCACGAGATCATTGGCAAACATTTCCTGAATTTTGTCACCTGCAATAAACTGGTAATCATTTTGTATCAGATCCAGAACTGAACCTTTCAGGGAGCTTGTTACCTTTGTTTCAATCATTGAAGGTACTTTCATCTTCTCCATCTCCCCGAACTGTTTTTTGGACCTGTTTCCGTGTTCATTCTGCTGATCTCTTTTTTTCCAAAAATGCTATGAAGCTGGTCTAAACGTTCCTGATATTCCTCGGTAGAATAAGTCTCAATCAGCTCTTTGTATTCCTGAATTGTTTTTTCAGAA containing:
- a CDS encoding molybdopterin dinucleotide binding domain-containing protein encodes the protein MKIKANLISGRTADQGAHLEAKTHKGYFDACAYCELNSADLERLGVSEGDSLKVTTEFGEVVVFAKANDGNPDNLAFIPMGPWANAVLDPDTHGCGMPGFKGVPAEIEVTEEKPLEMKALMRKYLED
- a CDS encoding DUF1670 domain-containing protein; translated protein: MEKMKVPSMIETKVTSSLKGSVLDLIQNDYQFIAGDKIQEMFANDLVEVVRKSYREPWKLEVGQILWYGAKASEKPNYGKNSKKTPLTPIVLTLISKDDLEMKKEGYSDREIMETKVVRIFKEAYEQEALLTHSDMAYLLNVSTGTVSKQAKEYMQRTGEILPTRGIIHDIGRAVTHKRIILNLYIKGYQTPDIARMTNHTQEACDRYIKAYKKVEKLSKTMKSEEIAQILGMGKSLVEEYIRILNEEE